A region of Phycisphaerae bacterium DNA encodes the following proteins:
- a CDS encoding DUF4445 domain-containing protein, producing MPTINLDGERIEIEVGQTLFEAADRSIHARQEIASSCPRAGQCRECLVEVRRGNEALSPPTASEAFLARPEDPNAPVFRLACQARVLQPDAVIEVETFKRHLRIVTEGRAVTCEMDPWVRQAASGTLWFGDELIGSCEGPIHGAAIDLGTTTVVVDIVDLATGRQVAQHAFENPQKYGGSDVMHRISYDARRPGQLHRTLIAHLNAAFRSSSVSPESIWAVAVAGNPTMRDLFFGLDVQTIGQKPYVSHTQIEYQAGRRPSTALWTDAANLGLATHPAARVYGLPIISNHVGADMAAVLGTLSEEQMAGSFMVVDIGTNTEVVAGKDGRLLCASCPAGPAFEGGRLGCGMPAADGAITELQRRDGTWRIAKIGDLPPRGLCGSGLVDILAELRTSGEMDALGRFRDRQPRIAVCESSNLFFTRQDGSELAQAKAANGVGQAVVLRRAGITVHQLDTFFLAGAFANKMNLENARRIGLILPVPNERIVRIGNASIEGTKAALLNRACRERIERLVPTIEHVELEQEPDFFELFVEMTKIEPIAR from the coding sequence ATGCCAACAATCAACCTGGACGGCGAACGGATCGAGATCGAAGTCGGACAAACGCTCTTCGAGGCCGCGGACCGCTCCATCCATGCCCGGCAGGAGATCGCCAGCTCCTGTCCTCGCGCGGGCCAGTGCCGCGAGTGCCTGGTCGAAGTCCGACGCGGAAATGAGGCCCTGAGCCCCCCCACTGCCTCGGAGGCTTTCCTGGCTCGGCCCGAGGATCCCAACGCACCCGTGTTCCGTCTGGCGTGCCAGGCGCGCGTGCTTCAGCCCGACGCGGTGATCGAGGTCGAGACGTTCAAACGGCATCTGCGGATCGTCACCGAGGGCCGGGCGGTGACCTGCGAGATGGACCCCTGGGTCCGGCAGGCGGCCAGCGGCACGCTCTGGTTCGGCGATGAACTGATCGGAAGCTGCGAAGGCCCGATCCACGGTGCGGCGATCGATCTGGGCACGACCACCGTCGTCGTGGACATCGTTGACCTCGCCACTGGGCGGCAAGTCGCCCAGCATGCGTTCGAGAACCCGCAAAAGTACGGCGGCAGCGATGTCATGCACCGGATCTCGTACGACGCGCGGCGGCCGGGGCAGCTCCACCGCACCCTCATCGCCCACCTCAACGCTGCCTTCCGGTCTTCCTCGGTGTCGCCGGAGTCGATCTGGGCCGTGGCCGTGGCCGGCAACCCGACGATGCGCGACCTGTTCTTCGGGCTGGACGTCCAAACCATCGGACAGAAGCCGTACGTATCCCACACCCAGATCGAGTACCAGGCCGGCAGGCGACCGAGCACCGCCCTCTGGACCGACGCGGCCAACCTGGGCTTGGCCACGCACCCGGCGGCGCGGGTTTACGGCCTGCCGATCATCTCCAATCATGTCGGGGCCGACATGGCGGCCGTCCTGGGCACGCTCTCCGAGGAGCAGATGGCCGGTTCCTTCATGGTGGTGGACATCGGAACGAACACCGAGGTCGTGGCGGGCAAGGATGGCCGATTGCTGTGCGCTTCGTGCCCGGCCGGTCCGGCATTTGAAGGTGGGCGGCTGGGCTGCGGCATGCCCGCGGCCGACGGAGCGATCACCGAACTGCAGCGACGCGACGGCACCTGGCGAATCGCCAAGATCGGCGACCTGCCGCCACGGGGACTCTGCGGATCGGGACTGGTGGACATCCTGGCCGAACTGCGGACCAGCGGGGAGATGGACGCACTCGGACGATTCCGCGACCGGCAGCCGCGGATTGCCGTCTGCGAGTCCTCGAATCTGTTCTTCACCCGGCAGGACGGCAGTGAGCTGGCCCAGGCGAAGGCTGCCAACGGCGTGGGGCAGGCGGTCGTGCTGCGCCGGGCAGGGATCACCGTTCATCAGTTGGACACGTTCTTCCTGGCCGGAGCGTTTGCCAACAAGATGAACCTGGAGAACGCCCGGCGCATCGGCCTCATTCTGCCGGTTCCGAACGAGCGGATCGTGCGCATCGGTAATGCC
- a CDS encoding prepilin-type N-terminal cleavage/methylation domain-containing protein, translating into MVSSLPKACGTRRGRGFTLIEVLVVVAIIALLISILIPSLTRAREQAQGTVCKSNVHQMAVALTIYTIDHKAYPGHHLTPGLAPGASGYRQWQILWPVRLLKYTQKQNQAFSCPSAPKETLWNGKDCLLPYMTYVTRSDEKGTFSYGYNDWGAVANVQAPHRGLGGHINDKVHGEPSVEKVKAPAEMLAIADNDVTKENLFSQVYGTWDTAIDPSNPNEYPGARHNKGANFAFCDGHAEWISQKKAIEKKKRMRARWNNDFKNHCAQWTDKESSMPCLPTE; encoded by the coding sequence GTGGTATCCAGCCTGCCCAAGGCGTGCGGCACGCGGCGAGGGAGAGGTTTCACTCTGATTGAGGTCCTCGTCGTGGTGGCGATCATTGCCCTGCTGATCTCGATTCTGATCCCATCGCTCACCCGAGCCCGCGAACAAGCCCAGGGCACCGTCTGCAAGTCCAATGTGCACCAGATGGCCGTGGCCCTGACCATCTACACCATCGACCACAAGGCATACCCCGGTCACCATCTCACCCCGGGCCTCGCGCCCGGCGCCAGCGGCTACCGCCAGTGGCAGATCCTTTGGCCTGTCCGCCTGCTGAAGTACACCCAGAAACAGAATCAAGCGTTCTCCTGCCCGTCCGCCCCCAAGGAGACGCTCTGGAACGGCAAGGACTGCCTCCTTCCATACATGACGTATGTGACCAGGTCGGACGAGAAAGGCACCTTCTCCTACGGCTACAATGACTGGGGCGCGGTCGCCAACGTCCAGGCCCCCCATCGTGGCCTGGGTGGACACATCAATGACAAGGTGCACGGCGAGCCCTCCGTAGAGAAGGTGAAAGCCCCGGCGGAGATGCTGGCCATCGCCGATAACGACGTCACCAAGGAGAACCTCTTCAGCCAAGTCTACGGGACCTGGGATACCGCCATCGATCCGTCGAACCCGAACGAGTACCCCGGCGCCCGCCACAACAAGGGAGCCAACTTCGCCTTCTGCGACGGACACGCGGAGTGGATCTCCCAGAAGAAGGCGATCGAGAAGAAGAAGCGAATGCGGGCCCGCTGGAACAACGACTTCAAGAACCACTGTGCCCAGTGGACCGACAAGGAATCCTCCATGCCTTGCCTGCCCACCGAGTAA
- a CDS encoding protein arginine kinase encodes MTLDELARSTGEWLATGGPLSDVVISSRIRLARNVADQPFLSRASREQRTEIERTLFEAVTACNFGQSTFYVDVDKSDPLDRQLLVERHLISRQHADAEGSRGVAIASSETFALMINEEDHLRIQVMRRGLNLDEAWEETTRVDSALESLVDFAYHQRYGYLTACPTNVGTGLRVSVMLHLPALKLTGEMEKVFRAAKDMRLAVRGLFGEGTDALGDFFQVSNQVTLGENEEDILSAFKANVIPSVVKYEQEARRVLQKDQLAILDDKIWRAFGLLQNARTMSTEEALYLLSHLRMGVVLKRIQNVNLDAINELFLAIQSAHLQKRQGTKLDGEHRSILRAQLIRDCLARATTNKN; translated from the coding sequence ATGACCCTCGACGAACTGGCACGATCCACCGGCGAATGGCTGGCCACCGGCGGCCCTCTGAGCGACGTGGTCATCTCATCGCGCATCCGTCTCGCTCGGAACGTGGCCGACCAGCCGTTTCTGAGCCGGGCCTCTCGCGAGCAGCGCACCGAAATCGAACGTACCCTCTTCGAAGCCGTCACCGCGTGCAACTTCGGCCAGAGCACCTTCTACGTCGATGTGGACAAGAGCGATCCGCTCGACCGGCAGCTTCTGGTCGAACGGCACTTGATCAGCCGGCAGCACGCCGATGCGGAGGGCAGCCGCGGTGTGGCCATCGCCTCGAGCGAGACGTTCGCCCTGATGATCAACGAGGAAGACCACCTCCGCATCCAGGTCATGCGCCGAGGCCTGAACCTCGACGAGGCCTGGGAGGAAACCACACGCGTGGACAGCGCCCTCGAATCGCTTGTCGATTTCGCCTATCACCAGCGGTACGGCTATCTCACCGCCTGCCCCACCAACGTCGGCACCGGCCTGCGGGTCTCAGTGATGCTCCACCTTCCAGCCCTCAAGCTGACCGGAGAGATGGAGAAGGTGTTCCGGGCGGCCAAAGACATGCGGCTCGCGGTTCGCGGCCTGTTCGGCGAGGGCACCGACGCCCTCGGTGACTTCTTCCAGGTCTCCAACCAGGTCACCCTCGGCGAAAACGAGGAGGACATCCTCTCCGCGTTCAAGGCCAACGTCATCCCCTCGGTGGTCAAGTATGAGCAAGAAGCGCGACGCGTCCTTCAGAAGGACCAGCTGGCCATCCTGGACGACAAGATCTGGCGGGCGTTCGGCTTGCTCCAGAACGCCAGGACCATGAGCACCGAGGAGGCCCTCTACCTGTTGTCCCATCTCCGCATGGGCGTGGTACTCAAACGCATCCAGAACGTCAATCTGGACGCGATCAACGAACTGTTCCTCGCCATCCAGTCGGCCCATCTGCAGAAGCGCCAGGGAACCAAGCTGGACGGCGAACACCGATCCATCCTTCGCGCCCAACTGATCCGCGACTGCCTCGCACGGGCAACGACCAACAAGAACTGA
- a CDS encoding UvrB/UvrC motif-containing protein has product MVCQRCKKQTATVHLTDLVKGEKREKHLCEQCAAHEGVTVKQHISINDVLNSFLMSQTGVQQLAQLKCPDCGMSFVEFRSQGLLGCPRDYDVFGEVLNGMIERAQDGHTQHTGKAPGQSRVVDPRQQKRLRLHRELREAIENEKYELAAQLRDQLAELDAQ; this is encoded by the coding sequence ATGGTTTGCCAACGATGCAAGAAGCAGACGGCCACCGTCCACCTGACCGACCTGGTCAAGGGTGAGAAACGAGAGAAGCACCTCTGCGAGCAGTGCGCCGCCCACGAAGGCGTCACCGTCAAACAGCACATCTCGATCAACGACGTCCTCAACTCGTTCCTGATGTCGCAGACCGGCGTTCAGCAACTGGCCCAACTCAAGTGCCCGGACTGCGGGATGTCGTTCGTCGAGTTTCGCAGCCAGGGCCTGCTCGGCTGCCCGCGCGACTACGACGTGTTCGGCGAGGTGCTGAACGGCATGATCGAACGCGCCCAGGACGGGCATACCCAGCACACCGGCAAGGCACCCGGGCAGTCCAGAGTCGTCGACCCTCGACAGCAGAAGCGGCTCCGACTCCATCGGGAGCTGCGCGAAGCGATCGAAAACGAGAAGTACGAGCTGGCCGCTCAACTGCGCGATCAGCTCGCGGAGCTGGACGCCCAATGA
- a CDS encoding 6-carboxytetrahydropterin synthase: MYEVRIKAHFCAAHQVPLATGALEPLHGHDWEAEAVFRGPQLDASGILVDFTAAEKALRQVLVPLQNAVLNGSPFMAGLNPTAELVAKRIFQRLAEAMGHPGALAAVYVREAPGCVAGYTAETSQS, from the coding sequence ATGTACGAAGTCAGGATCAAAGCTCATTTCTGCGCAGCCCATCAGGTTCCGCTCGCAACCGGCGCCCTCGAGCCCCTCCACGGACACGATTGGGAGGCCGAGGCCGTCTTCCGCGGACCGCAACTCGACGCCAGCGGCATTCTGGTCGACTTCACCGCCGCCGAGAAAGCCCTTCGCCAAGTACTCGTTCCGCTGCAAAACGCGGTCCTGAACGGCTCGCCCTTCATGGCCGGCTTGAATCCCACCGCCGAGCTGGTCGCCAAACGCATCTTCCAACGCCTGGCCGAGGCGATGGGTCACCCGGGCGCGCTGGCAGCCGTGTATGTCAGGGAAGCACCCGGATGCGTGGCCGGCTATACTGCAGAAACGTCCCAATCTTGA
- the trpE gene encoding anthranilate synthase component I — MAQYFPDFAEFERLAQRGNAVPVYCQLLGDNLTPVTAFAAIAPDSPYAFLLESVVGGVEVARYSFLAAHPQVTFEATRDQVTIEGPQGRQQQSTGDPLRRLADLVASYRAVHLPNLPRFAGGAVGYASYDTVRYYEPLPTPPTDDRHLPDLLFNLYDTMVVFDHASKTILVISHAHVESEGVRGGYDRACERIEAMVRRLAAPQLTRVGRVTPSGDPSLAFTSNFQRPAFEKAVEGCKEYIRAGDIFQVVLSQRLLVKTVAEPFDIYRALRVVNPSPFMFYLKTPRVILVGASPEIMCRVEDGMVTNRPLAGTRRRGRNEQEDQALEEELLADPKERAEHIMLVDLGRNDVGRVAELGSVELKKIMTVERYSHVMHISSTVRGKLAADKSAFDALRATLPVGTVSGAPKVRAMQIIDEFEPTRRGPYAGAVGYVDFAGNMDTCIALRTIVITPGDTFGKHHAYVQVGAGIVADSEPDKEFEETVNKAKGMLRAIEIAERGFE, encoded by the coding sequence ATGGCACAGTACTTCCCCGATTTTGCGGAGTTTGAGCGGCTGGCCCAGCGCGGCAATGCTGTTCCGGTCTACTGCCAGTTGCTGGGCGACAATCTAACCCCGGTAACGGCCTTTGCGGCCATCGCTCCGGACAGTCCGTACGCGTTTCTACTTGAGAGTGTGGTTGGTGGCGTCGAGGTGGCCCGGTACTCGTTTCTGGCCGCCCATCCCCAAGTCACTTTTGAAGCCACACGCGACCAAGTGACCATCGAAGGTCCTCAAGGCCGCCAGCAGCAGAGCACCGGCGATCCGCTCCGACGGCTGGCTGACCTGGTGGCCTCCTATCGGGCGGTGCATTTGCCCAACTTGCCGCGTTTCGCCGGTGGGGCGGTGGGGTACGCCAGCTACGACACGGTTCGCTACTACGAGCCGTTGCCGACGCCCCCGACGGATGATCGCCATCTGCCCGATTTGCTCTTCAACCTCTACGACACGATGGTGGTGTTCGACCATGCGAGCAAGACGATTCTGGTCATCAGCCACGCCCACGTGGAAAGCGAGGGAGTTCGGGGTGGGTATGACCGGGCGTGTGAGCGGATCGAGGCCATGGTGCGGAGACTGGCCGCTCCGCAGTTGACCCGTGTCGGGCGGGTTACACCTTCGGGCGATCCCTCGCTTGCATTTACCAGCAACTTCCAGCGTCCAGCGTTTGAGAAGGCGGTCGAGGGGTGCAAGGAGTACATCCGGGCCGGTGACATCTTCCAGGTTGTGCTTTCGCAGCGGCTGCTGGTCAAGACGGTGGCTGAGCCCTTCGATATCTACCGTGCCTTGAGGGTCGTGAACCCGTCGCCGTTCATGTTCTACCTGAAGACGCCGCGGGTGATTCTCGTCGGGGCGTCTCCCGAGATCATGTGCCGCGTCGAGGACGGGATGGTGACCAATCGTCCGCTGGCCGGTACCCGGCGTCGCGGCCGCAACGAGCAGGAAGACCAGGCTCTCGAGGAGGAGTTGCTGGCCGATCCGAAGGAACGGGCCGAGCACATTATGCTGGTTGACCTGGGCCGCAACGACGTGGGCCGGGTCGCCGAGTTGGGCAGCGTCGAGCTCAAGAAGATCATGACCGTCGAACGCTACAGCCATGTGATGCACATCAGCAGCACGGTGCGTGGGAAGCTTGCGGCAGACAAGAGCGCATTCGATGCCCTGCGAGCCACGCTGCCCGTCGGGACCGTCAGCGGCGCCCCCAAGGTCCGGGCCATGCAGATCATCGACGAGTTCGAACCCACTCGGCGGGGTCCCTACGCCGGGGCCGTTGGCTACGTTGATTTTGCCGGCAACATGGATACCTGTATTGCGCTGCGAACCATCGTCATCACGCCGGGCGATACCTTCGGCAAGCACCACGCGTATGTTCAGGTCGGTGCCGGAATCGTGGCCGACTCAGAGCCCGACAAGGAGTTCGAAGAGACGGTCAACAAGGCCAAGGGCATGCTTCGGGCGATCGAGATCGCCGAGAGGGGTTTTGAGTAG
- the corA gene encoding magnesium/cobalt transporter CorA: MSRKKRLRRRNPPGTPPGTLVADPSASRPVIRVIAYGDEGYTEQTVEDVAVLGGYLDRWPVTWVNVDGLGDVQMIGRLADILALHRLAVEDTVNTHQRAKVEQYRDHLFLVAHMATYNDGLETEQLSLFLGRNFVVTFQEGRPGDPFDPVRERIRNDVGHVRKAGADHLAYCVIDAVIDGYFPVLETTGERLEEIEDEILTSPTGKTASRVHRIKRDLMTLRRTIWPLREAMNSLLRDPCPYIVDETRLYLRDCYDHTVRIIDFVETCRELGSDLMDLYLSSVSQRMTEVMKVLTIIATLFIPLTFISSIYGMNFHTERSPWNMPELSWYLGYPFALTLMAAMAIGMLAYFRRKGWLGSPADPSTGRDSIDRRDDSTGR, translated from the coding sequence GTGTCCCGCAAGAAGCGACTGCGACGTCGGAATCCGCCTGGAACGCCGCCGGGCACGCTGGTGGCCGACCCCTCCGCGTCCAGGCCGGTGATCCGCGTCATCGCCTACGGCGACGAGGGTTACACGGAGCAGACCGTTGAGGACGTTGCCGTTTTGGGCGGGTACTTGGATCGCTGGCCGGTCACCTGGGTGAACGTCGACGGCCTCGGCGATGTCCAGATGATCGGGCGTCTGGCCGACATCCTCGCCCTGCATCGCCTGGCGGTCGAGGACACGGTCAACACTCATCAGCGAGCCAAGGTTGAGCAGTATCGCGATCATCTGTTCCTGGTGGCCCACATGGCCACCTACAATGACGGCCTGGAGACTGAGCAACTGAGTTTGTTCTTGGGCCGGAACTTCGTGGTCACGTTCCAGGAGGGCCGCCCCGGCGATCCGTTTGACCCGGTGCGCGAGCGAATCCGGAACGACGTCGGTCACGTGCGGAAGGCGGGTGCCGATCACCTGGCGTACTGCGTCATTGACGCGGTGATCGACGGCTACTTTCCGGTGCTGGAGACGACCGGCGAGCGGCTGGAGGAAATCGAGGATGAGATCCTCACTTCCCCCACCGGCAAGACCGCGTCCCGCGTTCACCGGATCAAGCGCGACCTGATGACGCTGCGGCGGACGATCTGGCCTTTGCGTGAAGCCATGAACTCGCTGCTTCGCGATCCCTGCCCCTATATCGTCGACGAGACCCGGCTGTACCTTCGCGACTGCTATGACCATACCGTCCGGATCATCGATTTCGTCGAGACCTGCCGGGAACTCGGCTCGGACCTGATGGATCTGTACCTATCGAGCGTGAGCCAGCGGATGACCGAGGTGATGAAGGTGTTGACGATCATTGCCACGCTTTTCATTCCCCTGACATTCATATCGAGCATTTACGGTATGAACTTCCACACCGAGAGGTCGCCGTGGAACATGCCGGAGCTGAGCTGGTACCTCGGCTATCCCTTCGCCCTGACCCTCATGGCGGCCATGGCGATCGGCATGCTCGCGTACTTCCGCCGCAAGGGCTGGTTGGGTTCGCCCGCCGACCCATCGACGGGCCGCGACTCGATCGATCGGAGGGACGATTCCACCGGCCGGTAG
- a CDS encoding acyl-CoA dehydrogenase family protein, translating to MPNFFEDNDDIKFLFEHLIMAELAALQEDNFTRVDGPGREYAPRNVADALDNYRRILKVVGDLAGNHIAPRAEQIDREGNSLNEDGTVTLNEGVRRNLQLLAQADLMGLTLPREYQGINCPNLIYTMAIEIISRADASLMNLFGLQGIAETINAFADEQIRAEYLPRFANGEVTGAMVLTEPDAGSDLQSVSLRAWQDDDGQWRLTGVKRFITNGCGEILLTLARSEPDTRDGRGLSLFLSERSERIKVRHLEKKLGIHGSPTCELVFDDAPAKLIGERQRGLITYVMALMNGARVGIAAQSMGIAEAAYHVARKYASTRKQFGVPIEKLPAVADMITEMRIAIEAARALVYETSRVCDFENNILRVLERHTPSDPNEVKQLRNDLRTFKRLNGMLTPMSKYYASEMCIRVANEAIQVLGGSGYMADYPAERYLRDARITTIYEGTSQLQIVAAVRGVCSGSFEKRIEELEAADCTGEPLLALKAGLLEAKQLVLEAIKFIKTQGNEYMDLYGRRLVDCAITVLVGHLLLRQAAANDRKKVVARRFIETGVATLRRDIALIQSGDQTAIQAYEMIAGPPGPA from the coding sequence ATGCCCAACTTCTTTGAAGACAACGATGACATCAAGTTCCTGTTCGAGCACCTGATCATGGCCGAGCTGGCCGCGCTGCAGGAAGACAACTTCACCCGCGTGGACGGGCCGGGGCGCGAATATGCGCCGCGGAACGTCGCGGACGCACTGGACAACTACCGGCGGATTCTGAAGGTCGTCGGCGACCTGGCCGGCAACCACATCGCCCCCCGGGCCGAGCAGATTGACCGCGAGGGCAATTCGCTCAACGAGGACGGCACCGTCACGCTCAACGAGGGCGTTCGCAGGAACCTCCAGCTGCTCGCCCAGGCGGATCTGATGGGGCTCACCCTCCCTCGCGAATATCAAGGGATCAACTGCCCGAACCTGATCTACACCATGGCCATCGAGATCATCAGCCGGGCGGACGCGTCCCTGATGAACCTCTTCGGCCTGCAGGGCATCGCGGAAACCATCAACGCCTTCGCCGACGAGCAGATCCGGGCCGAGTACCTCCCGCGGTTCGCCAACGGCGAAGTGACCGGGGCCATGGTGCTGACCGAACCCGATGCTGGCAGCGACCTCCAATCGGTCAGCCTCCGGGCTTGGCAGGACGACGACGGGCAGTGGCGACTGACCGGGGTGAAACGGTTCATCACCAACGGCTGCGGGGAAATCCTCCTCACCCTGGCCCGCAGCGAGCCGGATACCCGTGACGGCCGAGGACTCAGCCTCTTCCTCTCCGAGCGGAGCGAGCGGATCAAGGTCCGCCACCTGGAGAAGAAACTCGGCATCCACGGCTCGCCCACCTGCGAGTTGGTCTTCGACGACGCACCGGCCAAGCTGATCGGCGAGCGACAGCGGGGACTGATCACCTATGTCATGGCCCTGATGAACGGGGCTCGCGTGGGCATCGCCGCCCAGTCCATGGGTATCGCTGAGGCCGCCTACCACGTGGCCCGGAAATACGCCAGTACCCGCAAACAGTTCGGCGTCCCGATCGAGAAGCTGCCAGCCGTGGCCGACATGATCACGGAGATGAGAATCGCGATCGAGGCCGCCCGGGCCCTGGTCTACGAGACCAGCCGGGTGTGCGACTTCGAAAACAACATCCTCCGCGTTCTCGAACGGCACACACCCAGCGACCCGAACGAGGTCAAGCAGCTCCGCAACGACCTGCGAACTTTCAAACGTCTCAACGGCATGCTCACGCCGATGAGCAAGTACTACGCCTCAGAAATGTGCATCCGGGTGGCCAACGAGGCCATCCAGGTGCTCGGCGGCTCCGGCTACATGGCCGACTACCCGGCAGAGCGGTATCTGCGCGACGCCCGCATCACCACCATCTACGAAGGCACCAGCCAGCTCCAGATCGTGGCCGCAGTCCGCGGGGTCTGCTCCGGCTCGTTCGAGAAGCGCATCGAAGAGCTCGAGGCGGCGGACTGTACCGGCGAACCGCTGCTCGCCCTCAAGGCCGGGCTCCTCGAGGCCAAACAACTGGTCCTGGAGGCCATCAAGTTCATCAAAACCCAGGGCAACGAGTATATGGACCTGTACGGCCGCAGGCTGGTCGATTGCGCCATCACCGTGCTGGTCGGACACCTGCTTCTCCGCCAGGCGGCAGCCAACGACCGCAAGAAGGTGGTCGCCCGACGGTTCATCGAGACCGGCGTGGCCACCCTGCGCCGCGACATCGCCCTGATCCAGAGCGGAGACCAGACCGCCATACAGGCCTATGAGATGATCGCCGGCCCACCCGGCCCGGCCTAG
- a CDS encoding electron transfer flavoprotein subunit alpha/FixB family protein — MIEPNRNGEVWVFAEQEDESLNDVSLELCGKARELADRLGVKMGAVLAGWNVRELAYRLIAHGADRVYHVHDTRLEHYRTNPYARVMCQLIEKHKPQIVLYGATPLGRDLAPRIASQMRAGLTADCTDLDLGDYEDKKTSTVHKDLLLQIRPAFGGNIIATIINYDRWPQMATVREGVMRMQEGDPRRGGEIVDEKIAFEDFDLAVKVIERHREKRKVNLKSARIIIAGGGGMGSKDNFKLIHDLAGVLGGAVGASRAAVDGGFVGKEHQIGQTGTTVRPALYIACGISGAVQHRAGMEESAKIIAINWDKNAPIFGVAHYGIVGDAAKVIPMLIEAIRSRGNETK, encoded by the coding sequence ATGATCGAACCGAATCGTAACGGCGAAGTCTGGGTGTTTGCCGAGCAGGAAGACGAGAGTCTCAACGACGTCTCGCTGGAGTTGTGCGGCAAGGCGCGGGAACTGGCGGACCGGCTCGGCGTGAAAATGGGCGCGGTGCTGGCCGGCTGGAACGTTCGCGAACTGGCCTACCGGCTGATCGCCCACGGGGCAGACCGCGTGTACCACGTGCACGACACCCGCCTGGAGCACTACCGCACCAATCCCTACGCCCGGGTGATGTGCCAGCTCATCGAAAAGCACAAGCCGCAAATCGTGCTCTACGGGGCCACACCGCTGGGTCGCGACCTGGCCCCGCGTATCGCCTCGCAGATGCGGGCCGGCCTGACCGCCGACTGCACCGATCTGGACCTCGGTGATTACGAGGACAAGAAGACCAGCACCGTCCACAAGGACCTGCTCCTGCAGATCCGCCCGGCGTTCGGCGGCAACATCATCGCCACGATCATCAACTACGATCGCTGGCCGCAGATGGCCACGGTTCGCGAGGGCGTGATGCGAATGCAGGAAGGCGATCCCCGGCGCGGCGGCGAGATCGTGGACGAGAAAATCGCGTTCGAGGATTTCGACCTCGCCGTCAAGGTCATCGAGCGACACCGGGAAAAGCGCAAGGTCAATCTGAAAAGCGCCCGAATCATCATTGCCGGCGGCGGCGGAATGGGCAGCAAGGACAACTTCAAGCTGATCCATGATCTGGCAGGCGTGCTCGGCGGAGCCGTCGGCGCGTCACGCGCAGCGGTGGACGGCGGATTCGTCGGCAAGGAACACCAGATCGGACAGACCGGCACGACCGTGCGGCCGGCACTCTACATCGCCTGCGGCATCAGCGGTGCCGTCCAGCACCGCGCAGGCATGGAGGAATCGGCCAAGATCATCGCCATCAACTGGGACAAGAACGCCCCGATCTTCGGGGTCGCCCACTACGGCATCGTCGGAGATGCCGCCAAGGTGATTCCCATGCTGATCGAGGCAATCCGATCGAGGGGAAATGAAACGAAGTGA
- a CDS encoding electron transfer flavoprotein subunit beta/FixA family protein, with amino-acid sequence MKEDGTVNRQALPAIFNPEDLNALEAALAIRSAHGGTVTTITMGPGSACEVLRECLFRGADRAILITDRRAAASDTLATSYILSQAVRTVGKYDFVLCGRQAIDGDTAQVGPQMAEKLGIPQVTYYEGLAMLNCRTARLRRNVGNGWEILETRLPVLVTVLDTANEPRPAAVRRLMRYKRARAPIEIAREVAEDMPHSTETQKQTECARRTAALAKEDLLIEQWDLDKVNADLKWCGMAGSPTKVHRIQSIVLTKEGYTEIAPTKEGVRQLIHELIVDRTLG; translated from the coding sequence ATGAAGGAAGACGGGACCGTCAACCGGCAAGCCCTTCCGGCAATCTTCAACCCGGAGGATCTCAACGCCCTGGAAGCCGCTCTGGCAATCCGGAGCGCCCACGGTGGCACGGTGACGACCATCACCATGGGGCCAGGCAGCGCCTGCGAAGTGCTTCGCGAATGCCTCTTCCGGGGCGCAGACCGAGCCATCCTCATCACCGATCGCCGGGCGGCCGCCAGCGACACACTGGCGACAAGCTACATTCTCAGCCAAGCAGTGCGAACCGTCGGCAAGTACGACTTCGTTCTCTGCGGCCGTCAGGCCATCGACGGCGATACCGCCCAGGTCGGACCCCAGATGGCCGAGAAACTCGGCATTCCCCAGGTAACCTATTACGAGGGTCTGGCCATGCTCAACTGCCGGACCGCTCGACTCCGACGGAATGTCGGCAACGGCTGGGAGATCCTCGAGACACGGTTGCCCGTTCTGGTCACGGTTCTGGACACGGCCAACGAACCCCGACCGGCGGCGGTTCGACGGCTCATGCGCTACAAGCGTGCCCGGGCACCGATCGAGATTGCCAGGGAAGTGGCGGAGGACATGCCCCATTCGACCGAGACCCAGAAGCAGACCGAGTGCGCCCGCCGGACCGCAGCCCTGGCTAAGGAAGACCTGCTGATCGAGCAGTGGGATCTGGACAAGGTCAACGCCGATCTGAAATGGTGCGGCATGGCGGGCTCTCCCACCAAGGTACATCGCATCCAGTCAATCGTGCTCACCAAGGAAGGATACACGGAAATCGCCCCGACAAAGGAGGGCGTGAGGCAGTTGATCCACGAGCTGATCGTGGACCGGACGTTGGGATGA